In a single window of the Danio rerio strain Tuebingen ecotype United States chromosome 20, GRCz12tu, whole genome shotgun sequence genome:
- the angel2 gene encoding protein angel homolog 2 (The RefSeq protein has 3 substitutions compared to this genomic sequence), giving the protein MRKGRHMPRHTNANYARPGVSPNHPMFGRYLSTVGFPPAQNVYNHWRHWYQPGHLWWTQPPQLQHPSSSFSTVRHPFNRPPRPPDPYQWSSWRQTGVLPHTRGLHLSAGLMESTDRPPPQKRRKSAEGEISQRSPQHSPPKGSRSPKGSPEWLRNVSSIEVANRTSAVPELKRHWEDLSHLCKAAPSVNRGKQKWPFDFSVMSYNILSQDLLCDNTYLYRHCNPPVLDWRNRFPNIIKELEQYSADIMCLQEVQEDHYKQQIKPSLESLGYHCEFKRRTGLKPDGCAVIFKRERFSLVSCHPVEYFRRGVPLMDRDNVGLIVLLRPIDPHVSLSNICVANTHLLYNPRRGDIKLAQLAMLLAEISRVSQLPDSSVCPVLLCGDFNSVPWSPLYRFIKDRRLDYDGMPIGKVSGQEETPRGQRILTVPIWPRSLGISQQCQYENQTRDSELRDLEQTERESFTEASIEHCLRLTSAYSHHLKESGQPEITTCHSRTAITVDYIFYSAALGDVMAQAEYSAPPERGLQLLGRLALVGEKELQKVNGLPNQHNSSDHLPLLTRFRLHPQADS; this is encoded by the exons ATGAGAAAAGGGCGTCACATGCCTCGACACACTAATGCTAACTATGCCAGACCAGGAGTGTCTCCAAA TCATCCCATGTTTGGCCGTTACCTGAGTACAGTAGGCTTCCCGCCAGCTCAGAACATCTACAACCACTGGAGACACTGGTATCAGCCTGGTCATTTATGGTGGACGCAGCCACCACAGCTGCAGCATCCCTCATCCTCCTTCAGCACTGTCAGACACCCGTTCAATAGACCCCCGAGACCTCCGGATCCGTACCAGTGGAGCTCCTGGAGGCAAACTGGAGTACTGCCCCACACTCGAGGCCTTCACCTTTCTGCAGGTCTGATGGAGAGCACTGACAGACCCCCACCACAGAAGAGGAGGAAGAGCGCAGAAGGGGAAATATCTCAGCGCTCACCCCAACATTCACCTCCGAAAGGCAGCAGGAGTCCAAAAGGAAGTCCTGAATGGCTGCGCAATGTATCTAGCATTGAAGTTGCAAATAGGACTTCAGCCGTACCTG AGCTGAAGAGACACTGGGAGGATCTTTCTCATCTCTGCAAAGCTGCACCATCTGTGAACCGAGGGAAGCAAAAATGGCCGTTTGACTTTTCGGTGATGTCCTATAATATCCTCTCTCAAGATCTGCTCTGTGATAACACATACCTTTACAGACACTGTAATCCTCCTGTTCTGGACTGGCGCAATAGGTTTCCTAATATAATCAAAGAGCTGGAACAGTACAGTGCTGAT ATAATGTGCCTGCAGGAGGTGCAAGAGGACCACTATAAACAACAGATCAAGCCCTCACTGGAATCTTTAG GCTACCACTGTGAATTCAAGCGGAGAACGGGTCTCAAGCCTGACGGATGTGCAGTGATCTTCAAACGCGAACGCTTCTCTCTGGTGTCCTGTCACCCTGTGGAGTATTTCCGCCGTGGCGTCCCGCTCATGGACCGAGATAACGTGGGCCTGATTGTGCTGCTGCGGCCCATTGACCCTCATGTCTCTCTCTCCAACATCTGTGTGGCTAACACACATTTACTCTACAACCCTAGACGTGGGGACATTAAACTGGCCCAGCTGGCTATGCTGCTGGCAGAGATAAGCCGCGTGTCCCAGTTACCTGACAGCAGCGTTTGTCCTGTGCTGCTCTGTGGGGATTTTAACTCTGTTCCCTGGTCACCCCTCTATCGCTTTATTAAGGACAGAAGGCTGGACTACGATGGCATGCCTATTGGGAAG GTGTCAGGACAGGAGGAGACCCCAAGAGGGCAGCGTATTTTGAATGTGCCAATTTGGCCCAGAAGTCTAGGCATCTCTCAGCAGTGCCAGTATGAAAACCAAACTAGAG ATTCTGAGTTAAGAGATTTGGAGCAGACTGAAAGGGAAAG TTTTACCGAAGCCAGCATAGAGCACTGTTTAAGGCTGACGTCTGCGTACTCGCATCACCTGAAAGAGAGCGGTCAACCCGAGATCACAACATGCCACTCACGGACCGCCATCACTGTCGATTACATCTTCTACTCTGCGGCTCTGGGAGACGTGATGGCACAAGCAG
- the angel2 gene encoding protein angel homolog 2 isoform X1, with product MFGRYLSTVGFPPAQNIYNHWRHWYQPGHLWWTQPPQLQHPSSSFSTVRHPFNRPPRPPDPYQWSSWRQTGVLPHTRGLHLSAGLMESTDRPPPQKRRKSAEGEISQRSPQHSPPKGSRSPKGSPEWLRNVSSIEVANRTSAVPELKRHWEDLSHLCKAAPSVNRGKQKWPFDFSVMSYNILSQDLLCDNTYLYRHCNPPVLDWRNRFPNIIKELEQYSADIMCLQEVQEDHYKQQIKPSLESLGYHCEFKRRTGLKPDGCAVIFKRERFSLVSCHPVEYFRRGVPLMDRDNVGLIVLLRPIDPHVSLSNICVANTHLLYNPRRGDIKLAQLAMLLAEISRVSQLPDSSVCPVLLCGDFNSVPWSPLYRFIKDRRLDYDGMPIGKVSGQEETPRGQRILNVPIWPRSLGISQQCQYENQTRDSELRDLEQTERESFTEASIEHCLRLTSAYSHHLKESGQPEITTCHSRTAITVDYIFYSAALGDVMAQAEYSAPPERGLQLLGRLALVGEEELQKVNGLPNQHNSSDHLPLLTRFRLHPQADS from the exons ATGTTTGGCCGTTACCTGAGTACAGTAGGCTTCCCGCCAGCTCAGAACATCTACAACCACTGGAGACACTGGTATCAGCCTGGTCATTTATGGTGGACGCAGCCACCACAGCTGCAGCATCCCTCATCCTCCTTCAGCACTGTCAGACACCCGTTCAATAGACCCCCGAGACCTCCGGATCCGTACCAGTGGAGCTCCTGGAGGCAAACTGGAGTACTGCCCCACACTCGAGGCCTTCACCTTTCTGCAGGTCTGATGGAGAGCACTGACAGACCCCCACCACAGAAGAGGAGGAAGAGCGCAGAAGGGGAAATATCTCAGCGCTCACCCCAACATTCACCTCCGAAAGGCAGCAGGAGTCCAAAAGGAAGTCCTGAATGGCTGCGCAATGTATCTAGCATTGAAGTTGCAAATAGGACTTCAGCCGTACCTG AGCTGAAGAGACACTGGGAGGATCTTTCTCATCTCTGCAAAGCTGCACCATCTGTGAACCGAGGGAAGCAAAAATGGCCGTTTGACTTTTCGGTGATGTCCTATAATATCCTCTCTCAAGATCTGCTCTGTGATAACACATACCTTTACAGACACTGTAATCCTCCTGTTCTGGACTGGCGCAATAGGTTTCCTAATATAATCAAAGAGCTGGAACAGTACAGTGCTGAT ATAATGTGCCTGCAGGAGGTGCAAGAGGACCACTATAAACAACAGATCAAGCCCTCACTGGAATCTTTAG GCTACCACTGTGAATTCAAGCGGAGAACGGGTCTCAAGCCTGACGGATGTGCAGTGATCTTCAAACGCGAACGCTTCTCTCTGGTGTCCTGTCACCCTGTGGAGTATTTCCGCCGTGGCGTCCCGCTCATGGACCGAGATAACGTGGGCCTGATTGTGCTGCTGCGGCCCATTGACCCTCATGTCTCTCTCTCCAACATCTGTGTGGCTAACACACATTTACTCTACAACCCTAGACGTGGGGACATTAAACTGGCCCAGCTGGCTATGCTGCTGGCAGAGATAAGCCGCGTGTCCCAGTTACCTGACAGCAGCGTTTGTCCTGTGCTGCTCTGTGGGGATTTTAACTCTGTTCCCTGGTCACCCCTCTATCGCTTTATTAAGGACAGAAGGCTGGACTACGATGGCATGCCTATTGGGAAG GTGTCAGGACAGGAGGAGACCCCAAGAGGGCAGCGTATTTTGAATGTGCCAATTTGGCCCAGAAGTCTAGGCATCTCTCAGCAGTGCCAGTATGAAAACCAAACTAGAG ATTCTGAGTTAAGAGATTTGGAGCAGACTGAAAGGGAAAG TTTTACCGAAGCCAGCATAGAGCACTGTTTAAGGCTGACGTCTGCGTACTCGCATCACCTGAAAGAGAGCGGTCAACCCGAGATCACAACATGCCACTCACGGACCGCCATCACTGTCGATTACATCTTCTACTCTGCGGCTCTGGGAGACGTGATGGCACAAGCAG